The following coding sequences lie in one Candidatus Delongbacteria bacterium genomic window:
- a CDS encoding 4Fe-4S dicluster domain-containing protein: protein MLNLRPRRGLALPHRELEAWPALPAPPSRLLLPLRHSRLDQSEPVVRPGQRVAAGEPLSLPLGLAARVVCSPLAGRVRRVDVLSVVHPPLRDGSPRGALPVPCVELDELSAPSLEERTDWQQLERPALLERLRPWGLTGAEGLPLDLELELLSGEARLLVLGVAPAQALQDALLEQVPAALARAVTALCRLHGFRELLLACPPVHSEARRRWLALLEPILPARCVVLRQGHPWDQPRLAALALGRPLPSPRRPLAAQGLLALTLDQLAALELRLSTGLPLPPLVCQLDDLPEPHGLPQPRSCRVLRAWPGTPLSELDPALPQPGEWLVAGLPLEGSPLLEGGTPLLPGHTLLSRLPRLKSPEAEEACIHCGQCLDICPMRLAPIRLVRLAGEERLEEARGLGLEHCVHCGLCSWICPSRVELEDGLRRARQRLREARHGG, encoded by the coding sequence ATGCTGAACCTGCGCCCGCGTCGGGGCCTTGCGCTGCCGCATCGAGAACTCGAGGCCTGGCCGGCGCTTCCCGCCCCACCCTCCCGGCTTCTGCTGCCCCTGCGGCACTCCCGGCTGGACCAGTCGGAGCCCGTGGTGCGTCCGGGCCAGCGCGTGGCGGCCGGCGAGCCGCTCTCCTTACCGCTGGGACTGGCCGCCCGCGTGGTCTGCAGCCCGTTGGCCGGCCGGGTGCGCCGGGTGGACGTGCTCTCCGTGGTCCATCCGCCGCTGCGCGACGGCAGCCCGCGCGGCGCGCTGCCCGTGCCCTGCGTCGAGCTGGACGAGCTGTCCGCGCCCTCCCTGGAGGAGCGCACGGACTGGCAGCAGCTGGAGCGGCCCGCCCTGCTCGAGCGCCTGCGACCCTGGGGCCTGACAGGCGCCGAGGGTCTGCCCCTGGACCTGGAGCTGGAGCTGCTGTCCGGGGAGGCCCGGTTGCTGGTGCTGGGCGTGGCCCCGGCCCAGGCCCTGCAGGACGCGCTGCTGGAGCAGGTTCCGGCCGCCCTGGCCCGGGCGGTGACCGCGCTCTGCCGCCTGCACGGCTTTCGGGAACTGCTGCTGGCCTGCCCACCGGTACACTCGGAGGCCCGCCGGCGCTGGCTGGCTCTGCTGGAGCCCATCCTGCCCGCGCGCTGCGTCGTGCTGCGCCAGGGGCATCCCTGGGATCAGCCCCGGCTGGCGGCCCTGGCCCTGGGCCGGCCCCTGCCCTCCCCGCGCCGGCCCCTGGCGGCCCAGGGGCTGCTGGCCCTGACCCTGGACCAGCTGGCCGCGCTGGAGCTGCGCCTGAGCACGGGCTTGCCTCTGCCGCCCCTGGTCTGCCAACTGGACGATCTGCCGGAACCCCACGGCCTGCCCCAGCCGCGCAGCTGTCGCGTGCTGCGCGCCTGGCCGGGCACGCCGCTGTCGGAACTGGATCCCGCGCTGCCCCAGCCCGGCGAGTGGCTGGTGGCGGGCCTGCCCCTGGAGGGCTCGCCCCTGCTGGAGGGCGGGACGCCGCTCTTGCCCGGCCACACGCTGCTCAGCCGCCTGCCCCGCCTGAAGTCCCCGGAGGCGGAGGAGGCCTGCATCCACTGCGGCCAGTGCCTGGACATCTGCCCCATGCGGCTGGCGCCCATCCGCCTGGTGCGCCTGGCGGGGGAGGAACGGCTGGAGGAGGCTCGGGGACTGGGCCTGGAGCACTGCGTGCACTGCGGACTCTGCAGCTGGATCTGTCCCAGCCGCGTGGAGCTGGAGGATGGGCTGCGCCGGGCGCGCCAGCGTCTGCGGGAGGCCCGCCATGGCGGCTGA
- the nrdR gene encoding transcriptional regulator NrdR encodes MRCPACGHDEDRVLDSRPARDGAAIRRRRECSSCQTRFTTWEYIEGTQLTVVKTDGGREVYSRAKLGRGLERALIKRPHTEEQIRELVARIERAILASGAATGEISSSELGEIVLEELRSFDEVGYIRFASVYRRFQDVREFVQELKVFD; translated from the coding sequence ATGAGGTGCCCGGCGTGCGGCCATGACGAGGACCGGGTGCTGGACAGCCGGCCCGCTCGCGACGGCGCGGCCATCCGGCGCCGCCGGGAGTGCAGTTCGTGCCAGACGCGCTTCACCACCTGGGAGTACATCGAGGGCACCCAGCTGACGGTGGTGAAGACCGACGGCGGACGCGAGGTCTACTCCCGGGCCAAGCTCGGCCGCGGGCTGGAGCGGGCCCTGATCAAGCGCCCCCACACCGAGGAGCAGATCCGCGAGCTGGTGGCCCGGATCGAGCGCGCCATCCTGGCCAGCGGCGCGGCCACCGGGGAGATCAGCTCCAGCGAACTGGGGGAGATCGTGCTCGAGGAGCTGCGCTCCTTCGACGAAGTGGGCTACATCCGCTTCGCCTCCGTCTACCGCCGCTTCCAGGACGTGCGCGAATTCGTCCAGGAACTCAAAGTCTTCGATTGA
- the glyA gene encoding serine hydroxymethyltransferase encodes MSILSQRDPEVWNLQVAELARQRGTLEMIASENFTSRAVMEAQGGVMTNKYAEGYPGKRYYGGCECVDGVEDLARERARRLFDCEYANVQPHSGSQANMAVYMSFIQPGDTVLGMDLAHGGHLTHGSPVNFSGRLYRFVSYGVQRETGRIDYDQLAQRAREHKPRLIVAGASAYPREIDFARIRAVADEVGAYFFVDMAHIAGLVAVGEHVSPLPHAHVVASTTHKTLRGPRGGLILLGKDYDNVHGDVAAKSGRMKQQSEIVDSVVMPGVQGGPLMHVIAAKAVAFGECLEPEFAGYIRQVKANARALAQGLVEQGYQLVSGGTDNHLLLVDLTDKEISGKAAEKALEEAGITVNKNMVPFDERSPLITSGIRIGTPALTSRGMNEDAMRTIAGLIHRGIRSAKDPQELARIRAEAAELAAAHPLYPGL; translated from the coding sequence ATGTCCATCCTGAGCCAACGCGACCCGGAGGTCTGGAACCTGCAAGTGGCGGAACTGGCCCGCCAGCGCGGCACCCTGGAGATGATCGCCAGCGAGAACTTCACCTCCCGGGCGGTGATGGAGGCCCAGGGCGGCGTGATGACCAACAAATACGCCGAGGGCTATCCGGGCAAGCGCTACTACGGCGGCTGCGAGTGCGTGGACGGCGTGGAGGACCTGGCCCGGGAGCGCGCGCGCCGGCTCTTCGACTGCGAGTACGCCAACGTCCAACCCCACTCGGGCAGCCAGGCCAACATGGCCGTCTACATGAGTTTCATCCAGCCCGGCGACACGGTGCTGGGGATGGATCTGGCCCACGGCGGCCACCTGACCCACGGCTCGCCCGTCAACTTCTCCGGCCGGCTCTACCGCTTCGTCTCCTACGGCGTGCAGCGCGAGACGGGGCGCATCGACTACGACCAGCTGGCCCAGCGGGCCCGCGAGCACAAGCCGCGGCTGATCGTGGCCGGCGCCAGCGCCTACCCGCGCGAGATCGACTTCGCCCGCATCCGGGCGGTGGCCGACGAGGTCGGCGCCTACTTCTTTGTGGACATGGCGCACATCGCCGGCCTGGTGGCCGTGGGCGAGCACGTCAGCCCGCTGCCCCACGCCCACGTGGTGGCCTCCACCACCCACAAGACCCTGCGCGGGCCGCGCGGCGGCCTGATCCTGCTGGGCAAGGACTACGACAACGTCCACGGCGACGTGGCCGCCAAGAGCGGACGGATGAAACAGCAGAGCGAAATCGTGGACAGCGTCGTGATGCCCGGCGTGCAGGGCGGCCCGCTCATGCATGTGATCGCCGCCAAGGCCGTGGCCTTCGGCGAGTGCCTGGAGCCCGAGTTCGCCGGCTACATCCGCCAGGTGAAGGCCAACGCCCGCGCGCTGGCCCAGGGCCTGGTGGAGCAGGGCTACCAACTGGTCTCCGGCGGCACGGACAACCACCTCCTGCTGGTGGATCTCACCGACAAGGAGATCAGCGGCAAGGCCGCGGAGAAGGCCCTCGAGGAGGCCGGCATCACGGTGAACAAGAACATGGTGCCCTTCGACGAGCGCAGCCCGCTGATCACCTCGGGCATCCGCATCGGCACGCCGGCCCTGACCTCCCGCGGGATGAACGAAGACGCCATGCGGACCATCGCCGGGTTGATCCACCGCGGCATCCGCTCCGCCAAGGATCCCCAGGAGCTGGCCCGGATCCGCGCCGAAGCCGCCGAACTGGCCGCCGCCCATCCCCTTTATCCCGGCCTATGA
- a CDS encoding RpiB/LacA/LacB family sugar-phosphate isomerase: MAAGVIGLAADHAAWDLKRALAARLHALGWTVRDFGTHGPAACDYPDVVVPCAQALARGELDLAVVACGSGIGASISANKVQGVRAALCLEPEQARLSRRHNDARCLVLAARLRDEEQNLALLEAWLAEDFEGGRHERRIRLLHELTQC, encoded by the coding sequence GTGGCTGCTGGAGTAATCGGCCTGGCCGCCGACCACGCGGCCTGGGATCTCAAGCGCGCGCTGGCCGCCCGCCTGCACGCCCTGGGCTGGACGGTGCGCGACTTCGGCACGCACGGCCCCGCCGCCTGCGACTATCCCGACGTGGTGGTGCCCTGCGCCCAAGCCCTGGCCCGCGGCGAGCTGGACCTGGCCGTGGTGGCCTGCGGCTCGGGCATCGGCGCCTCGATCAGCGCCAACAAGGTGCAGGGCGTGCGCGCGGCCCTCTGCCTGGAACCGGAACAGGCCCGCCTGTCCCGGCGCCACAACGACGCGCGCTGTCTGGTGCTGGCCGCCCGCCTGCGCGACGAGGAGCAAAACCTCGCGCTGCTGGAGGCCTGGCTGGCGGAGGACTTCGAGGGCGGCCGCCACGAGCGGCGCATCCGGCTCCTCCACGAACTGACCCAATGCTAG
- a CDS encoding tetratricopeptide repeat protein, with the protein MRHLLPLLVAVLLLGSACNQAYQTTQAPAPQASEALSEEQLKARELEMKKALSFAHEYYKQGNYGEAKSYYLKAFALDDAKTLAPHLKRLATCYSSLGDADSARVILRQAVELQPDSWYEHRTLGSLLMASGDKEGAFAEFQAAAALKADDWESHRDMMRMLKDKAAEAEGTTGWDAVIAELDQLIALRPEDQEWGKLKDEILSAHYDPEELIASLRQNHQQFPDDAKITQKLATALVEFATPESYREALPLLDGLIAAQPEQVRFLDLKATALEGLGRIEEAAGLLAKLFELKPGQTEIPARIGELFLSQNNLRQARRWALKSKASFPGYGKGGLLLGRVCEAAVDACAGKDLTFDDKLVYELAAKEYDAISDPAAKGQARQRRQALEEVLPSAEDRFFNKYDRPRKDCYKWLLE; encoded by the coding sequence ATGCGTCACCTTCTGCCCCTGCTGGTGGCTGTCCTGCTGTTGGGTTCGGCCTGCAACCAGGCCTACCAGACCACCCAGGCGCCGGCGCCCCAGGCCAGTGAGGCCCTCAGCGAAGAGCAACTCAAGGCCCGCGAACTGGAGATGAAAAAGGCGCTCAGTTTCGCCCACGAGTACTACAAGCAGGGCAACTACGGGGAAGCCAAATCCTATTACCTGAAGGCCTTCGCGCTGGACGACGCCAAGACGCTGGCTCCGCACCTCAAGCGCCTGGCCACCTGCTACAGCAGCCTGGGCGACGCCGACTCCGCCCGCGTGATCCTGCGCCAGGCCGTGGAGCTGCAGCCCGATTCCTGGTACGAGCACCGCACCCTGGGCTCGCTCTTGATGGCCTCCGGCGACAAGGAGGGCGCCTTCGCCGAATTCCAGGCCGCCGCGGCCCTCAAGGCCGACGACTGGGAATCCCACCGCGACATGATGCGCATGCTTAAGGACAAGGCCGCCGAGGCCGAGGGCACCACGGGCTGGGACGCCGTGATCGCCGAGCTGGACCAGCTCATCGCCCTGCGTCCCGAGGACCAGGAGTGGGGCAAGCTGAAGGACGAGATCCTCTCCGCGCACTACGATCCCGAGGAGCTGATCGCCTCGCTGCGTCAGAACCACCAGCAGTTCCCGGACGACGCCAAGATCACCCAGAAGCTGGCCACGGCGCTGGTGGAGTTCGCCACCCCCGAGAGCTACCGCGAGGCCCTGCCCCTGCTGGATGGGCTGATCGCTGCCCAGCCCGAGCAGGTCCGTTTCCTGGACCTGAAGGCCACGGCCTTGGAGGGCCTGGGGCGGATCGAGGAGGCGGCCGGCCTCTTGGCCAAACTCTTCGAGCTCAAGCCCGGCCAGACCGAGATTCCGGCCCGGATCGGCGAGCTGTTCTTGAGCCAGAACAACCTGCGCCAGGCCCGGCGCTGGGCCTTGAAGAGCAAGGCCAGTTTCCCGGGCTACGGCAAGGGCGGCCTGCTGCTGGGCCGGGTCTGCGAAGCCGCCGTGGACGCCTGCGCGGGCAAGGACCTGACCTTCGACGACAAGCTGGTCTACGAGCTGGCCGCCAAGGAGTACGACGCGATCAGCGATCCCGCCGCCAAGGGCCAGGCCCGCCAGCGCCGCCAGGCCCTGGAGGAGGTGCTGCCCTCCGCCGAGGACCGCTTCTTCAACAAGTACGACCGCCCGCGCAAGGACTGCTACAAGTGGCTGCTGGAGTAA